The DNA sequence TATGGAAccccctcaaaaaaaaaaaaaaaaaaaaaagtgagatagAAGATTTACATCcctatttaagcaatataaattTGTCATTGTACAACTTTCCTAATCTCATATGTCCTgtccaatataaatatatatatatatatatgtgttatataataaacatatgtcagcatatatatatatacatatgcacaATTAGGCTGGTACCTTACTTTTCAAGGTAAGCGATCCATTCTATATGGCCGTTGTCGGTATTTCCAGCTTTAATTTCATTCGCACTATGTTTGCATGATATGTACCTTAATAATTTCATTGTGACTATGTTTGTATGCTAATAATCTTGCTTTTGCCATATGCATTGTCAAAGAGGTACTTCTATATGCTATATTGGGTGCGGTCACGTGGGATGCACGTGTTGTTGAGATATGCCGTTTGGGATCTATATATGGGTGAATAGATGTctatttattttgttcaaaCGTCATATCTTGACACACATATTATGTGCAAATTAAAGCTCTCTAAATAAATcttgaaacaaaaatttttgggattttctttctTAATCAGAAAGGACATCGACTAATTAAATACTGCCTATGAAATTAAAGCTGGAAATACCAACAATGGCTGTAACTGGATCactaattttgaaaaagtaagGTACAAGACTAATTGTGCatcatatgtttatatattatttttggcgcAAGACATATCAGATTAGCAAAATACAACAACAAATTTATATTGTCCAAATCGGGATGTAGATTTTCGGAGCTAGATCTTGTGTCCCAATTTTCTTTTCCCCATTCCTATCTCACATTAAAAGTATGACAcatcatttaaaatttcatcTCATTTTCCTATTAGCTTTATCTTCTGGATCAAATCTTCTATCCCCAACCATCTATTCCATTGCTTGTCCCTCCAACGAGCAGTTGCCACATCATTTTGTAAAAGTTAGGCTTGTTTACCCCTTTAACGTTGGTTTTCTCCGTCTTCTTCGTTTTCAATGTCTCTCACTGAATGATCAAAAGGAAATGGTGCTACATATGCACATATTTGAGTTTGCTAAATTTTAAGTCTAGCACAGGTAACGTAAGAAAGCTGTTTTGGTTTTTGAgaaaatttcttcattttttatttttatattttttttagactaAATTCAAAGTGATCATAAAACTGAAAACTCGAAGGCTACAATTAATGGATAATTAGGCCAATTGAATGCTTGGTGGTAAGCCTGGCTGGAAGTGTGGGTTAGAAGACAAAGGAGGATTCAAGCAGATCAGAAGTAGTGCTTTTGAGATTTTGCTTGTGCAGATTGTAAGGGGTATTGGAGTCCGAATCCTGAGGCATCAATAGATGAGATACTCGGCTCAGACCAAACTCAAATCAGACTTTAAAAAGATTATCCACCAATTTTTTAGATTTCAGATTTGACCAGGGTCTGTAGGAGGAGAAACCATGGCGTGCTCATTCAACACAAGTTCTTCTTGTCcgaatatttttttctcaatttttaatgaaaaaggagtttttttttttttttggtgggaatTATGACAAAGCAGATTTGGTAAATGGAAGATACCAACggcaaaagaaattaaacaacctgtagagtttttaaTTAACGTGGTGGCAATTCTTTAGGAGGACAGGTAATGAGACAGAAACCAAGGACAGAGGATCTTTGCTTTCCATCCTGCCTTTGTCCACATCACCAACTGCAACTTTACTGGGACCCACCATGTTAAATTGGAGAATTTTGCCCTTTATTTAtaaccatttttcttcttttttttatttttatttttatttttttattattattatgaaattcCTTTTTATAATAACACTGCCTCTGCCGAGTTTTGTAAATCAGAACCACCGACCCGACCTTGATCAAGTTCTTTAACAGCTTTTCATCCACTTTGTTGAAGAATATGGGAATATGGTAATGTATTCCgatatttttaatcaaaacaCCAACATCGATTCCTTCATGGTCTTGCAAATCATTGGAATACCCTCGGAAATGTAGCTGGTGTAATTGAACGACGACGGTCCTGATCAGGGTCCTGTCAAATTTGGCTTGAATCGCATCTAAAATGTCCTTGATTATCAAATTCGACCCACCAGTTTTAAGTTCAGTCCTTTACAAGCAAATTGAAAGGCaaagccttttcttattttgtttcaattctattaaaacaaagaaaaaatttttgtttcaacCATCGGGTGTCCAAGAAAAAGCAGAGAGGGAGCAGGAAAGGTTGGGaccaaaaaaaggtaaaatcaTTTAATACGGTGGGGCGCAGTAAAAATTGCTGTAATGGATGATTTGGAGAatgatgattaaaaaataaataaaaaagaattttaaacgAGGTATCTTATTTCAACTGTTAAGAGAATATTGGGGATAGaggacaatttttttatttccgtttgtattcaataaatgataaatataattatatcttATTTTAAAGATCAacgttttattttttgaacttaattttattttattttattaatgttttaaaatataataatgttgatttattaaaatatttatcaaatttattaattaaataatataataatatttaattgatttattttatattaaaaattttattaatccataagttatataaatatgttaactaataatatcttaatatatattatttattaaataattttaatatctaaaatataatagttttaaataaaataatattatatcagtaatgaaatagaaatattgacaataaaaaaatagaagatttAGATCCTTTAGATAATCTAAGTACATATCTTTACGAAGGGTTGTAATGACAAGTAAAAGAAATagatttatatatgatataaatatcataatatctttctcttttacatatatatcaatttgTAGTTACAATTCTCCAAAGGGAGATgtacataatatttattaaaaagataCCCCTATCCTAACAACCAGGAATCAAGGAGATTTAGAGATTgatttatttctaatttattattatgttttccaCTAAACAGAAAACACAATATTTATACATAACTAATTTAATTAACCATCTCAAACTGAACAGCTAGAGGAGTATCATCAATTCCCAAGCTCATCAATCTCGCCCCATTCTCAATCATCAAAGCTTCAAAGTTTCCACATTCAAACCTACATGTGGGGCAGAGCTCAGAAGGACAAAATTCAAGATTGTAAATGTTATTGTTTCCTCTCAGCCTTTCATCTCTGTCTATCAGAAAGTAGTTCCCAAACCTTCCACCATCTCCGATTTCAATCAATCTCTTCTGTGTCTCCGCGTCTCTCTCTCCAACCTTCCATGTGGTTGAGACACCACATGTATTGGCCGCAGAGAATGTTGCCTTGAAGTTCTTCCTCTCCCTCACCACGTTCTCGTTCTCTTCAAACGGCGCAAAGGTTACGGGGAGTCTACTCGATGAAGTCCCTTCTTGACCCACGTATTTCGGGCAGGATGATCCGTTCAGCGATATCAAAGTTAATGGACCGCCGATGTCGGTGATGGCGGGCTTGATGTAGTATTCCACACCTCGCCGGAGAGGCTGTCCAGCAATATCAAGCACCGGAGCAGGAGAGTTTTGAGCGGAGGCCGCGACGGCCATGACGAGCCAAATCAAGCTCAGCCTGAATCCCATCAACTTCTTCATTTTTGAGGAGCAGTAGATAATGTTTTGAAGATAAAAGAGGTTGCTTgcttttttagtttattaagaCTGTATGTGTGTTTGTGTATGTATGTTTTCCATTGCCATGCGAggggtaaaatatatatatataggacgtGTGATGCACGTGTtgttgagatatatatataagacgTGTGCCGATTGATATGGTGAATGAAAAGTCCAAGTTTCTTATCCATTTGGAGAAATTATTTCTTGCAATCTAGAGGCATATATACCCGTGAGTGAGAAGGTCGTAATTAACAAATTTGTAGTTTGAATAAAGATGAGCTATGACTAGAAATATGGGATGGCAATTGAGGCACGGAGAAGAAAATCTCAAGAAACCCTATTCAACTTATGGATTAAGTTATGACTGCTACCTTGCAtgcataaaattaatcaaacattCAAACCCCCATAAAGtccttattttatatttatgagttATCCACAAGATTTTCTTTCaagtgaataataataattattattattatttattactagttaatttgataatagCTTGTCAACTTATGCAATTTATAGTTGCAAGCTTGTTATCTGATTATTGAcaaggaaaaagaataaaaaacctTGTTatctgatttgattttaaagatttgacTTGGATATAAATATAACATTAGTCAATTTGAAACCTAAAAGACcatcaaaatcaattaataattagcCTGCCCAAATTTGTATTGGCATTCGTAATTTCCTTTTAATTCTGCAATTTGAAAAGGATCTCATTTCTAACAATTTCATACTTTTAGTACATGTCGGCTTTAAATATCATATCTGTTTTAGTGTTGAAATACTACACGTGgtcttttttccaaaattttaacttgccttattttttaaattttttatctaaccATCTTTAAAGCaagaaaaatgctatttgtGAATTGTTGGTAAACCATCACCAGTGAAACTTGTATACTATATAGATTATCATTGaaaatttacatttaaaattttaattaaaaaaataaaattaaatattttaattaaaatttgttatataaattgaaaattgttattaatatgataaataataaaattcttagatctatcttcttttttataaattacgTATATTGTGAAATGACGAAGCTAAGCTTGGGACCTGATGCGGGAGATGCTCTAAACGTCGTCGTACCAAATTAAACCAAAGTTAACTTGGAGATCCTCGACGTGGCTGGCTTTGGGGAATTTAGCTTCTCTTTATTGTTTAAGTTCAATGCTCACCGTTTCATTAATACACGTGTCCTTTGTTTTTGATTAAATGTATAGTTATTAGTTAATTTAGTTTGTTAAGCTGCGCGTGACGTGTCCTAGACAGTTATTCAATACGATCCGTTTTGGCTGTATTCGGCTGGTATAAAAGCCAAGTTGTCTTCTTCCTTGGAGAAACAAGTTCATTTTCCACCATTGTTGAGTTTTGCAAGCTGTGTTAACAATGTATCAATGAGAATATTGTATCCCTCTAGCTCTCAGATAACCCAATTTCAAATTTGCTACTGCATCAGGAAAGGTATTTaagttataaaaattaattggtgCGGACTGCTTTCTTCAAAATAAGTTACGCAGCTCCAAATATAGCTATAtcgaattttataataataattaataatttcactTAAAATAGTCAGCGATTATGAACTTTGTATGTAAATAGCATCCCATCATTGGTTAACTAGGAtagttttttttcccttaaaaaaaataaaataaaataggctaggcttttttttttttaaataaaaaaatacattggaAAAAGATTAAATCAAAATAGGAAATCGATTAAATTAAGCATTAAAATTGCCCAATATATCAAATTCGTAAATAGATAACGTATGATCGAATGTGAAttattcaataatatattagatatatatataattcgacATACTTCCTGTTAGCTatagttttttatattaataataacttaACATGAGAATTTTCATGACGAAGAAGTTTTATATTTGATCTTTGGTACATATTCGTTTTGAATACTTGTTTTGAGGTTTTTTAGCAATCGCAAAGCAACTGTGGTCCAAAATTTGAATTCTTATACCTTtaatatgaaaaaggaaaagaaaaattctattaatttcaccattcttttttccaaaataataataataataactatccGTAGTAATCTATGTATCataatattttgtttccttTACATATTGATCTATAGTTACAAATCAATAAAAGGAGATGTATACAATTGTCTCATAGttgagtttattttatttaaaaaaaaaaatccccataTCCTAACAGCTAGGAAACATAGGAGacgtaaatataaatttatttcttatttataattACGTTTTCACTAGCACAGAAaacacaataatattatttatactaattaattaaccCTCTCAAACTCAACAGCAAGAGGAGTACCATCAACTCCCAAGCTCATCAATTTCACTCCATTCTCAATCAGCAAAGCTTCAAAAGTCCCACATTCAAACCTACAGAGAGGGCAGACCTCAACGGGACAATATCTAAGATTGTAAATGTTACTGTTTCCTCCAAGTCTATTATCTCTGCCAATCAGAAAGTAGCTGCCATCATCTCCTGCCTCGATCAATCTCTTCTGTGTCGCTGCGTCTCTCTCTCCGACATTCCACATGGTCGAAACTCCACAAGTCGTCGCCGCGGAGAAGGTCGCCTTGAAGTTCTTCCCTAACCTCACAACGTTCTGGCTGTCATCGAACAGCGAGAACTTTACAGGGAGTCTGTTCAACGAAACCCTTTCCTGACCGACGTATTTCGGGCAGGAGGAGCCGTTCCATTGGACCAAAGTTAAAGCCCCGCCCATGTCGGTGATGGCAGGGTTGATGTAGTATTCCACACCTGGTCGGAGAGGCTGTCCGGCAATGTCGAGCACCGGAGCAGGAGTGTCGTTCTGGGCCGTGATCGCCATGGCGATGACGAGCCAGATCAAGCTCAGCCTGATTCCCATCAACTTCAtcattttgaataaataaaaaaaaaaaaaaaagagttcggTTTAAGAAAACAATTGCTAGCTTttcaaaattagtttatgatactgtatatatgttaatattcTCTCCATGCAAGGTATATATAGGGTGTGGCGTTGGGGTGCTCACGTGTGACGCACGTGTAGTTGATATACTTATAAGTCGTGTGGCGATTGATGATCACGTGGTGAATGAAAAGTCCAAGTTTTCTTATCCATTTTGAGAAATTATTTCTTGTAATGTAGAAGCATACCTAATGAGTGAGAAGGTCGTAATAAAATAACGTTTGAAGTTTGAACGATGAGCTGTAGCTAGGAATATATTAGGTGGCAATGGAGGCATGGAGAAGAAAATGACAAGAAAGCCAATTATGTCATTTTGTACTTAACTTCCATGCACGAAATTAGTCAAACTCTCCATTTTAAtatgcatttattcatatttaaatcatatttcaatattttaatatttgtaatactatttatatatatatatatatcggcaagattttttttaagtgaataatttcttttttattactaGTTTTTTCGATAATAACTTGTTAACTCATGCAATTAATAGTTGCAAACTAGCAACCTTGTTATCCGATTTCAGTTAAAATCTTTGGCTTGGATAACATTGGTCAATTGGAACCTTTAGAATTCCATCA is a window from the Ziziphus jujuba cultivar Dongzao chromosome 11, ASM3175591v1 genome containing:
- the LOC107405004 gene encoding kunitz type trypsin inhibitor 111; translation: MAITAQNDTPAPVLDIAGQPLRPGVEYYINPAITDMGGALTLVQWNGSSCPKYVGQERVSLNRLPVKFSLFDDSQNVVRLGKNFKATFSAATTCGVSTMWNVGERDAATQKRLIEAGDDGSYFLIGRDNRLGGNSNIYNLRYCPVEVCPLCRFECGTFEALLIENGVKLMSLGVDGTPLAVEFERVN
- the LOC107409476 gene encoding kunitz type trypsin inhibitor 111; this encodes MKKLMGFRLSLIWLVMAVAASAQNSPAPVLDIAGQPLRRGVEYYIKPAITDIGGPLTLISLNGSSCPKYVGQEGTSSSRLPVTFAPFEENENVVRERKNFKATFSAANTCGVSTTWKVGERDAETQKRLIEIGDGGRFGNYFLIDRDERLRGNNNIYNLEFCPSELCPTCRFECGNFEALMIENGARLMSLGIDDTPLAVQFEMVN